The following are encoded in a window of Sutcliffiella horikoshii genomic DNA:
- a CDS encoding YjdJ family protein → MSYKKIIPFGLAIMFFIIATFASWYEGSELVDNSFEWKHSAVITSWLHSGEVDRGNISQLDYFVYSIKFKPIFPIIMMSSFIYIVFALGNKFLKSRTKRNMFASLLGVLLFIGAGLISGSPTSGAKIFMFSLVLVGAVLFCFAAIHYFKKVQID, encoded by the coding sequence ATGAGTTATAAAAAAATAATTCCATTCGGTTTAGCTATCATGTTTTTCATCATTGCAACTTTCGCTTCATGGTATGAAGGGAGCGAATTGGTAGATAATAGTTTTGAATGGAAACACTCAGCAGTCATTACTTCATGGTTACATAGTGGAGAAGTGGATAGAGGCAATATATCTCAGCTGGACTATTTTGTATATTCCATTAAATTCAAGCCGATTTTTCCAATCATCATGATGAGTAGTTTTATTTATATCGTTTTCGCATTAGGTAATAAATTTCTGAAGTCTAGAACAAAACGAAACATGTTTGCAAGTCTATTGGGGGTACTTTTATTTATTGGAGCGGGTTTAATATCCGGATCACCGACGTCTGGTGCGAAAATTTTTATGTTTTCACTAGTACTGGTTGGGGCCGTGCTTTTTTGCTTCGCGGCCATCCATTATTTTAAAAAAGTGCAAATAGACTGA
- a CDS encoding response regulator transcription factor, whose protein sequence is MHKIMLIEDDRQLSELIGEHLERYGYKIHKPTDFQHIMESFAKVQPDLVLLDINLPYYDGYFLCRSIRQQSTVPIIIISARSTEMDQIMAMELGADDYITKPFTFELLHTKVKATIRRVYGEYAATDSGELFIDGLKLDSQTLAVQFEGQRQELSKNEYILLKKLLEHHETYIPRETLIEAVWDSLTFVEDNTLTVNMTRIKQKLSSLGLPNVITSKRGVGYMLSVPTRLGKTNE, encoded by the coding sequence ATGCACAAGATCATGCTTATTGAAGATGATAGGCAGTTAAGTGAGCTTATAGGAGAACATTTAGAGAGGTATGGCTACAAAATACATAAGCCGACAGACTTCCAGCATATCATGGAAAGCTTTGCGAAAGTACAGCCGGACCTGGTTTTATTAGACATCAATCTACCATACTACGACGGCTATTTCTTATGCAGGAGCATCCGTCAGCAATCGACGGTCCCTATTATTATCATTTCCGCAAGAAGTACCGAGATGGATCAAATTATGGCGATGGAGCTTGGAGCAGACGATTACATAACAAAGCCCTTTACATTTGAATTACTACATACCAAAGTAAAGGCGACGATAAGACGGGTGTACGGAGAATACGCAGCGACTGATTCAGGCGAATTATTTATTGATGGCTTGAAACTAGATAGTCAGACTCTTGCCGTCCAATTTGAAGGGCAGAGGCAAGAGCTAAGCAAAAATGAATACATCTTATTGAAAAAGCTGTTGGAACATCATGAAACCTATATTCCAAGAGAAACACTGATAGAAGCAGTGTGGGACTCGTTAACCTTTGTTGAAGACAACACATTGACGGTTAATATGACGCGAATCAAACAAAAGCTTTCTTCTCTTGGGCTGCCCAATGTCATTACAAGTAAAAGAGGCGTTGGCTATATGCTGAGTGTTCCGACTCGGTTAGGCAAAACGAATGAATAA
- a CDS encoding ABC transporter ATP-binding protein produces MGVTILETSKLVKIYGDAGSDGATTAIDGVNLSISQGEFIAIMGPSGSGKTTLLHMMSGIDAPTSGEVYIAGKEIGEMNGDELALFRRKQLGFVFQEFNLLDSLTVKENMLVPMVLEKKSVAEMEGKVKELSELFGIENILNNYPFAISGGQQQRTAVGRALVNDPTIIFADEPTGNLDSKSSTVIMECFEKIVKELSTTVVVVTHDVFAASYCRKVVFIKDGKIDSYIVRKGDRKEFLNQIMDNLALLGGRSHDI; encoded by the coding sequence ATGGGGGTTACAATCTTAGAGACCAGTAAATTAGTAAAAATATATGGAGATGCGGGTTCAGATGGAGCGACAACTGCCATTGATGGCGTAAACCTTTCCATAAGTCAGGGTGAATTCATTGCCATCATGGGTCCGTCGGGAAGCGGCAAAACGACCCTGCTTCATATGATGAGTGGAATAGACGCCCCGACATCTGGAGAAGTGTATATAGCAGGAAAAGAAATTGGTGAAATGAATGGGGATGAATTAGCCCTTTTCAGAAGAAAACAGCTCGGCTTTGTTTTCCAAGAATTCAATTTGCTAGACAGTCTGACAGTAAAGGAAAACATGCTTGTTCCGATGGTGTTGGAAAAGAAATCAGTGGCAGAAATGGAGGGAAAGGTAAAGGAACTGTCAGAGCTGTTTGGCATTGAAAATATACTGAACAACTATCCCTTTGCTATTTCAGGGGGTCAGCAACAAAGGACGGCAGTGGGAAGAGCACTAGTGAACGATCCTACCATTATTTTCGCGGATGAGCCGACCGGCAACCTGGATTCCAAATCATCCACAGTCATCATGGAATGCTTTGAAAAAATTGTGAAAGAACTCTCCACGACCGTCGTGGTAGTCACACATGATGTATTCGCTGCCAGTTATTGCCGGAAAGTTGTATTTATTAAAGATGGAAAGATAGATTCTTATATTGTCAGAAAAGGGGATCGAAAAGAGTTCTTAAATCAGATCATGGACAATCTTGCCCTATTGGGAGGAAGGAGCCATGACATTTAA
- a CDS encoding esterase/lipase family protein: MRRLVILLLVALLVVPISVNAGTIGGKDNPGGVPGQWYVGDTPSNVDPNKPVLVFVHGINSSSKTWWENNNMYQTALNNGYETAFIDVHPDKNMWDNGAIINSRIRDISDHFNQKKIVIVAHSKGGIDAQNALVHYGAHPYVSNLITLSTPHYGSQLADLAYSGWASWLASILGSKNDATYSLQTGYMNSYRPQMDNHANRNRNKIYTLAGTSWGGFGSALYWGGLYLSSYGSNDGAVTVNNSRLTYSTQVRVSNWNHTTVREGGTFQYFRPYLTTTQTAGFALGEAAATVEPMEQEPINISALHRGGQFQKDVKQTFTVEENVQKIDLDWLSDKQTKDIEVISPSGKVYTNFVHSINQEIFKGGHHHSFQIASPQQGQWTVKAKKDKAAYLMTVGFHTDLNEEVVLEDATFELKNKGQKVKNMNVDVKINKDGKTKANFGMKVANKGKVDVDFKEEGVYTITLDVKGTTKDGNPFERTIVKSVYVDKNGNRY; this comes from the coding sequence ATGAGAAGGTTGGTGATTTTATTGTTAGTAGCTTTGCTAGTTGTACCAATATCCGTAAATGCCGGGACCATTGGTGGGAAAGACAATCCTGGTGGTGTGCCAGGTCAGTGGTATGTAGGTGATACACCAAGTAATGTCGATCCAAACAAACCGGTTCTTGTATTTGTTCACGGAATTAACAGCTCATCAAAGACTTGGTGGGAAAACAATAATATGTATCAAACAGCCTTGAATAACGGATATGAAACGGCGTTCATCGATGTTCATCCCGATAAGAATATGTGGGACAATGGTGCCATCATCAATAGTCGGATCCGTGATATATCCGATCATTTCAACCAAAAGAAGATAGTGATAGTTGCGCATAGCAAAGGCGGCATTGATGCTCAAAACGCCCTTGTTCACTATGGAGCGCATCCTTATGTTTCTAACCTCATCACTCTGTCCACCCCGCATTACGGCTCACAGCTAGCAGACCTTGCTTACAGTGGCTGGGCAAGCTGGCTTGCAAGTATTCTTGGAAGTAAAAATGATGCAACCTACTCGCTTCAGACCGGTTATATGAACAGTTACCGACCTCAAATGGATAATCACGCTAATAGAAATAGAAATAAAATTTATACCCTGGCAGGAACTAGTTGGGGCGGTTTCGGATCTGCTCTTTACTGGGGTGGATTATACTTAAGTTCTTATGGTTCTAATGATGGTGCGGTTACCGTCAATAACTCCCGTTTAACCTATAGTACACAAGTTAGAGTAAGCAACTGGAACCATACCACAGTCCGTGAAGGCGGTACCTTCCAATACTTCCGTCCTTACTTAACAACTACTCAAACAGCCGGTTTCGCACTTGGCGAGGCAGCTGCAACCGTCGAACCAATGGAACAGGAGCCAATCAACATCAGTGCGCTTCACCGTGGCGGACAGTTCCAGAAAGATGTGAAACAAACCTTTACAGTGGAAGAAAATGTACAAAAAATTGACCTAGACTGGCTGAGCGACAAGCAGACGAAAGATATTGAGGTGATTAGTCCGTCTGGAAAGGTGTATACGAACTTTGTCCATTCCATCAATCAGGAAATTTTCAAAGGCGGACACCATCACTCTTTCCAAATCGCCTCCCCACAACAAGGACAATGGACCGTAAAAGCTAAGAAAGATAAAGCAGCCTACTTGATGACGGTTGGCTTCCATACTGACCTTAATGAGGAAGTTGTGTTAGAAGATGCTACATTTGAATTAAAAAACAAAGGCCAAAAAGTGAAAAATATGAATGTAGATGTCAAAATCAATAAAGATGGAAAGACTAAAGCAAACTTTGGCATGAAAGTTGCTAATAAAGGAAAGGTAGACGTGGACTTCAAAGAGGAAGGTGTTTACACTATCACGCTTGATGTGAAAGGTACCACAAAAGACGGAAATCCATTTGAACGAACAATCGTGAAATCGGTTTATGTAGATAAGAACGGGAATAGATATTGA
- a CDS encoding S8 family serine peptidase: protein MKKKNPSKKVFLSVLSAATILSTVALSSPSTGGASSFELDFKGVSKITEMKSVSKNGKTGEASFLAETENVKIPKGLQKKLEVVPKDNSLYIVQFDGPILEETKKELESTGATIVDYIPDYAYIVEYKGDVAKATNGIAHLESVEPYLPLYKVDPLLFTKGASALVKAVALDAKQNNKEISFKGIDEIVEYAANNNVLYISPKPEYKVMNDVARGIVKADVAQSSYGLYGQGQTVAVADTGLDTGRNDSSMHEAFRGKITALYALGRSNNSNDPNGHGTHVAGSVLGNGTSNKGMAPQANLVFQSIMDSSGGLGGLPSNLSTLFSQAYTAGARIHTNSWGAAVNGAYTTDSRNVDDYVRKNDMAVLFAAGNEGPNSGTISAPGTAKNAITVGATENYRPSFGSYADNINHVAQFSSRGPTRDGRIKPDVMAPGTFILSARSSLAPDSSFWANHDSKYAYMGGTSMATPIVAGNVAQLREHFIKNRGITPKPSLLKAALIAGATDVGLGFPNGNQGWGRVTLDKSLNTAFVNETSSLSTSQKATYSFTATAGKPLKISLVWSDAPASTSASITLVNDLDLVITAPDGTQYVGNDFTAPYNNNWDGRNNVENVFVNAPQSGTYTVEVQAYNVPQGPQAFSLAIVN from the coding sequence ATGAAGAAAAAGAATCCATCAAAGAAAGTATTTTTATCCGTTTTATCAGCAGCAACTATTCTATCTACTGTTGCGCTAAGCAGTCCATCAACAGGGGGAGCTAGCAGCTTTGAACTAGATTTTAAGGGAGTCAGCAAGATAACAGAGATGAAGTCGGTTTCCAAAAACGGCAAAACTGGGGAAGCTTCTTTTCTAGCAGAAACAGAAAATGTAAAAATTCCTAAAGGACTTCAAAAGAAGCTTGAAGTGGTGCCGAAAGATAATAGTCTATATATTGTTCAATTTGATGGCCCTATTTTAGAAGAAACGAAAAAAGAGTTGGAGTCCACCGGGGCAACTATTGTAGATTACATACCAGACTATGCTTACATTGTGGAATACAAAGGTGATGTTGCAAAAGCCACAAACGGGATTGCTCATTTAGAATCCGTAGAGCCATATCTGCCGCTTTATAAGGTAGATCCTCTACTATTCACTAAAGGTGCTTCTGCGCTAGTAAAAGCTGTGGCACTTGACGCAAAACAAAACAATAAAGAAATCAGCTTTAAAGGGATAGACGAAATTGTCGAATATGCTGCCAACAATAATGTTCTTTACATCTCCCCTAAACCGGAATATAAAGTGATGAATGATGTGGCTAGAGGAATCGTAAAAGCCGATGTAGCGCAGAGCAGCTACGGATTATATGGACAAGGGCAAACAGTCGCTGTAGCAGACACAGGCCTTGATACTGGACGCAACGACAGCTCCATGCACGAAGCTTTCCGTGGAAAAATCACCGCTTTATATGCATTAGGTAGATCCAATAATTCCAACGACCCGAATGGTCACGGAACGCACGTTGCCGGATCTGTTCTTGGAAACGGAACAAGCAATAAAGGAATGGCACCGCAAGCAAATCTAGTATTCCAGTCCATCATGGATAGCAGCGGCGGATTAGGCGGCCTTCCATCCAACCTGAGTACATTGTTCAGCCAAGCTTATACTGCTGGAGCCCGGATCCACACTAACTCATGGGGGGCTGCGGTAAATGGCGCTTATACGACAGATTCCAGAAATGTCGATGACTATGTTCGTAAAAATGACATGGCAGTTCTTTTTGCAGCTGGAAATGAAGGACCAAACAGCGGGACTATCAGTGCACCGGGAACTGCGAAAAACGCAATTACAGTCGGTGCAACAGAAAATTATCGTCCTAGCTTTGGATCTTATGCAGACAATATCAACCATGTTGCACAATTCTCTTCCCGAGGGCCCACTCGTGACGGTCGTATCAAGCCGGACGTAATGGCACCAGGAACATTTATCTTATCAGCACGTTCTTCCCTTGCACCGGATTCTTCCTTCTGGGCAAACCATGACAGCAAATATGCCTACATGGGCGGAACTTCCATGGCAACACCGATTGTTGCTGGAAACGTGGCACAATTACGCGAACACTTTATCAAAAACAGAGGCATCACACCTAAGCCGTCCTTATTGAAGGCAGCTTTGATCGCTGGAGCAACTGATGTTGGATTAGGCTTCCCGAACGGTAACCAAGGTTGGGGACGTGTCACACTGGACAAGTCTTTAAACACAGCATTTGTGAATGAGACAAGCTCCCTGTCTACAAGCCAAAAGGCAACGTATTCCTTCACAGCAACTGCAGGCAAGCCACTTAAAATCTCTCTAGTATGGTCTGATGCTCCTGCAAGCACATCTGCTTCTATAACGCTGGTAAATGACCTTGACTTGGTGATTACTGCACCAGATGGAACACAGTATGTAGGAAATGATTTTACGGCTCCTTACAATAATAATTGGGACGGCCGTAATAACGTGGAAAATGTATTCGTGAATGCTCCACAGAGTGGGACATATACAGTAGAGGTTCAAGCATACAATGTACCTCAAGGACCACAGGCGTTTTCATTGGCAATTGTGAACTAA
- a CDS encoding DUF2085 domain-containing protein: MNEYIHAVITLRFFPCHKRKDRSLVIGGRQFPMCYRCMSILLGYLTVVPLLWLAADVSFLRLLVIGVLLNVPMVVDGYTQLRGWRVSNNFLRSFTGLISGIGMSCIIVAGSFQFHRGIQGFANFIDSFIG, encoded by the coding sequence ATGAATGAATACATTCATGCAGTTATCACTTTGCGTTTCTTTCCCTGCCATAAAAGAAAAGATCGTTCACTTGTCATAGGGGGCAGACAATTCCCTATGTGCTACAGATGTATGTCCATATTGCTGGGTTACCTTACTGTAGTTCCCTTACTATGGCTAGCAGCAGACGTCTCATTTTTGAGATTGTTAGTAATAGGTGTTCTTTTAAACGTTCCAATGGTAGTGGATGGATATACACAGTTACGAGGGTGGAGGGTGAGTAACAATTTCCTTCGATCCTTTACGGGGTTAATCAGCGGAATTGGAATGTCATGTATTATTGTGGCAGGATCTTTTCAGTTTCATAGGGGGATTCAGGGGTTTGCTAATTTTATTGATTCCTTTATTGGTTGA
- a CDS encoding FtsX-like permease family protein: MTFNQLVWKMAKGNKSKYLFYFLCNAFAVFFFFMYSTIYFNNSVVAVKESESIKDVLSIPGVALVFFTVFFITYAHRIFTRRRKKEFGLLMTLGMAKRDIAKLLIIENVIIAFTSILTGIITGLVFSRLMFLLFIHMTGLGDIPFNLSQEMFTYSIGAYLCIILISILITIYLTLTKTVSQNLKSDRVVDAIKHRSPVFGLLGVFMVTGSAVLLYCTFSIPSMAQDAGGYLLMSTLGILMGLYVTLSQGMSFFMKLARKHKPYYYNELLTLSSLEYKFKQLTAIMLLVTIMSMVTIFYSTTILIINSLGEQQVMDDHPYDIAYVETVTKNKLSKEELYEVVNKPENPVKKYDTVEMYIYYQDDSYMDDAYHVHTFMQVSDFNKIMGTNEVLNKEQFIDWINMDPKTTSGDSIYENGLDIKDGDSQFKYSLKKTIIDKQLNFHRYTPYSILVVNDTVFQQLRKDLIGDKVRMNLLNFADWKLTQEVAEDLESRLEEINESTPPLESVREVYDVEEAKQILKPVSKVVDYNQIRSSSKIMFFVTTFISILFFFGSFILLYLNIFSNMEEEKAKYKKLFKIGITRREIQKLVSKEMSVLFFFAPLLGCSLAFVYIFSFAQDVGGILENPQFLVHFFSISGVYLLIQTVYYFYSRKKMLSELKI; this comes from the coding sequence ATGACATTTAATCAACTGGTTTGGAAAATGGCGAAAGGAAACAAGAGTAAATATCTATTTTATTTTCTATGCAACGCCTTTGCTGTGTTCTTTTTCTTTATGTATAGCACGATCTATTTCAATAATTCGGTGGTGGCTGTCAAAGAGAGTGAGAGCATTAAAGATGTTCTCTCTATACCAGGAGTAGCTCTAGTTTTCTTTACCGTTTTCTTTATCACTTATGCACATCGCATATTTACAAGGAGAAGGAAAAAAGAATTCGGACTCCTAATGACACTGGGGATGGCAAAGAGAGATATAGCTAAGCTTTTGATAATAGAAAACGTAATAATTGCTTTTACTTCAATCCTTACAGGTATCATAACAGGTTTGGTGTTTTCAAGATTGATGTTCTTGCTTTTCATACACATGACTGGGTTAGGCGATATTCCATTTAATCTTTCGCAAGAAATGTTCACCTATTCAATAGGTGCTTACCTATGTATAATTCTCATTTCAATTCTCATCACAATTTATTTAACATTGACTAAAACGGTATCCCAGAATCTGAAAAGTGACAGAGTAGTAGACGCTATCAAGCACCGGAGTCCCGTGTTTGGTTTGCTTGGAGTATTCATGGTGACAGGCAGTGCCGTCTTGCTATATTGTACTTTTTCCATACCGTCTATGGCTCAAGATGCTGGTGGATACCTTCTGATGAGTACATTGGGCATACTAATGGGTCTTTATGTAACGTTGTCTCAAGGGATGAGTTTCTTTATGAAATTAGCGAGGAAACATAAACCTTATTATTATAACGAGCTACTTACTTTAAGCAGTCTGGAATATAAATTTAAACAACTAACAGCCATCATGCTACTTGTGACGATCATGAGTATGGTGACCATCTTTTACAGTACGACCATATTGATTATCAATTCCTTGGGAGAGCAGCAGGTGATGGATGATCATCCATATGATATAGCATATGTGGAAACAGTAACTAAGAATAAACTCTCCAAAGAAGAGTTATATGAAGTAGTGAATAAGCCTGAAAATCCGGTCAAAAAATATGACACAGTGGAAATGTACATTTACTATCAGGATGATTCATACATGGATGATGCATATCATGTTCATACCTTTATGCAGGTATCTGATTTTAATAAAATTATGGGAACCAATGAGGTGCTAAATAAGGAGCAATTTATTGATTGGATTAATATGGATCCGAAAACTACTTCCGGAGATAGTATATATGAGAACGGCCTTGATATTAAAGATGGAGATAGCCAGTTTAAATATTCTCTTAAAAAAACTATTATTGATAAGCAGTTAAACTTTCATCGATACACACCTTATTCCATATTGGTTGTCAATGATACGGTGTTTCAGCAGTTAAGAAAGGATTTAATTGGAGATAAGGTTAGGATGAATCTTTTAAACTTTGCCGACTGGAAATTAACTCAAGAAGTTGCAGAAGACTTGGAAAGTAGGTTGGAGGAGATTAACGAGTCGACCCCTCCGTTAGAAAGTGTGCGAGAGGTTTATGATGTGGAAGAAGCAAAACAGATACTGAAGCCAGTATCCAAAGTAGTAGATTACAATCAAATTAGAAGCTCTTCGAAAATCATGTTCTTTGTCACCACTTTCATCAGTATCTTGTTCTTCTTCGGCTCCTTCATCCTATTGTACCTTAACATCTTCTCCAACATGGAAGAGGAGAAGGCCAAGTATAAAAAGCTCTTTAAAATTGGAATCACGAGAAGAGAGATTCAGAAGCTTGTTTCAAAAGAAATGAGTGTACTGTTCTTCTTTGCTCCGCTACTCGGATGCAGCTTGGCATTTGTTTATATTTTTTCCTTTGCTCAAGATGTAGGTGGGATCTTGGAGAATCCTCAATTCCTTGTGCATTTTTTCAGCATCTCTGGAGTTTATCTTTTGATACAAACAGTATATTACTTTTATTCGAGGAAAAAGATGTTAAGTGAATTGAAAATTTAA
- a CDS encoding helix-turn-helix transcriptional regulator: MLCNRVKELRARHGFSQSDLGSLVGVTRQTIGFIEKGEFSPSIALSLRLAKHLKVKVDELFWLEGEDEENE, encoded by the coding sequence ATGCTGTGTAATCGGGTGAAGGAATTAAGGGCTAGACACGGCTTTTCTCAATCTGATTTGGGTAGCTTGGTCGGCGTAACTAGGCAAACAATCGGTTTTATTGAAAAAGGAGAATTTTCGCCGTCCATCGCTTTGTCTTTAAGGCTTGCCAAGCATTTGAAAGTAAAAGTGGATGAGTTATTTTGGTTAGAAGGAGAGGATGAGGAAAATGAATAA
- a CDS encoding Nif3-like dinuclear metal center hexameric protein, protein MDITKFETMIHELFPRELLEEFDDDYGFTNTSNSLIKTIGYSTNLSIEVIEQARTAKVDLIITHHDAWDFIYGLKDECIKRLKEYNISHFWIHGPLDYIEFGTCTSLMNKIGIENIIRFSEYINLSIPGVGEFKESKSFEALVDKMKVELDEPVRAWKNHGNKVKKVGVLTGAGHSTDHIKFALDQGCDTYITGEASLYTIQYAKFAGINLLVGSHTFTEIFGVESLVLKIKELNENISLVKLQEEHFELNHKE, encoded by the coding sequence ATGGACATCACAAAATTTGAAACTATGATCCATGAGCTTTTTCCTAGAGAGTTATTGGAGGAATTTGATGACGATTACGGATTTACCAACACTTCCAATTCCCTAATAAAGACAATTGGATATTCAACCAACCTTTCAATCGAAGTGATTGAACAGGCCAGAACGGCAAAGGTTGATTTAATCATAACTCACCATGACGCATGGGATTTTATTTATGGATTAAAAGATGAATGTATTAAGAGGTTAAAAGAATATAACATTAGTCATTTCTGGATACATGGTCCATTGGATTATATTGAATTTGGTACGTGCACATCATTGATGAATAAAATTGGTATAGAAAACATCATACGTTTTTCTGAATACATAAACTTAAGCATACCTGGTGTCGGTGAGTTTAAAGAAAGTAAAAGTTTTGAGGCCCTTGTCGATAAAATGAAAGTTGAATTGGACGAGCCTGTAAGAGCGTGGAAAAACCATGGGAACAAGGTAAAGAAAGTAGGAGTACTGACAGGTGCTGGCCATTCAACTGATCATATAAAATTTGCCTTAGATCAGGGCTGCGATACATATATAACGGGAGAGGCAAGTTTATATACCATTCAATATGCTAAGTTTGCAGGTATAAATCTACTGGTTGGAAGCCATACCTTTACGGAGATATTTGGGGTGGAGAGTTTGGTATTAAAGATAAAGGAACTTAACGAAAATATTTCCCTTGTTAAGTTGCAGGAAGAACACTTTGAATTGAATCATAAAGAATAG
- a CDS encoding GDSL-type esterase/lipase family protein, which translates to MKNTIIYAAALILAALIGAGFYSGYQENTETNENDNPPKNMVTLGDSLTYGVGDNSGEGYVENLEKLIQDEKSANVRVKNYGIPGQKSDGVVKQVKLTNIQKDIRNADYIILFIGTNDLIQSNGGDLKGINEEKIKEGAVEYEKNIEEILKTVRQENKDVPILFLGLYNSYPDSAEHENIIVEWNENSQKMVDEFNRIKFISTNDLFKEKSKEYFSDSLHPNEKGYDLITKKIIDEYDF; encoded by the coding sequence ATGAAGAATACAATCATCTATGCTGCCGCCTTAATCCTGGCTGCTCTTATCGGAGCAGGTTTTTATAGTGGCTATCAGGAAAATACAGAAACCAATGAAAATGACAATCCGCCTAAGAACATGGTCACACTAGGTGATTCTTTGACATATGGAGTCGGTGATAATTCTGGTGAAGGATATGTAGAAAATTTAGAGAAACTGATTCAGGATGAAAAAAGCGCAAATGTAAGAGTGAAAAATTACGGTATCCCTGGACAAAAATCAGACGGTGTCGTAAAGCAAGTAAAGCTTACCAACATTCAAAAGGACATCCGCAACGCTGATTATATTATTCTCTTTATTGGCACCAATGATCTCATTCAAAGCAATGGCGGTGACTTAAAAGGAATCAATGAAGAAAAAATTAAAGAAGGCGCTGTGGAATACGAGAAGAATATAGAAGAAATTCTTAAGACTGTTCGTCAAGAAAACAAAGACGTTCCAATATTATTTCTCGGGCTATACAATTCCTATCCTGATTCAGCTGAACATGAAAATATCATTGTCGAGTGGAATGAAAATAGCCAGAAGATGGTCGATGAATTTAATCGAATTAAATTTATTTCCACCAATGATCTTTTTAAGGAAAAGTCAAAGGAGTATTTCAGTGATTCCTTGCATCCTAATGAAAAAGGATATGATTTGATTACAAAAAAGATTATTGATGAATATGATTTTTAG
- a CDS encoding sensor histidine kinase, whose translation MNKRILKNFLKDRALLISFYLVNIVSVITFFHLSEPSNTEILYPFSVGIFLIFVYLFIDGYRYYQVNGAIENEHAEIKLYSEEQRAFYKWIKKLNHDHSREKNEQNERNKERLYFLSHWMHHLKTPVSVMDLIIQNEKKLQGDREPIQKLQQENKRLHTAIEQGLTMIRMDSFENDLEIKSMDLISSLRKLINNRKSEFIYQAAFPVLDSEEESAFIITDQKWNETMLDQIISNAIKYSSGKDGSKKIRFHIKQEEEVTILSITDEGVGIHPYDLERVFEAFFTGENGRDFQNSSGIGLYLCKRIADRLNHRITIESEVSKGTSVTIQYLTKV comes from the coding sequence ATGAATAAGAGAATACTAAAGAATTTTTTAAAAGACAGGGCCCTGTTAATATCTTTCTATCTTGTTAATATAGTTTCTGTCATCACCTTTTTTCATCTCAGTGAGCCTTCCAACACAGAGATCCTGTATCCTTTTTCCGTGGGGATATTTCTTATATTTGTTTACCTTTTCATTGATGGATACCGCTATTATCAAGTAAATGGAGCGATTGAAAATGAACATGCTGAAATAAAGTTATATAGCGAAGAACAAAGGGCTTTTTATAAGTGGATAAAGAAACTAAACCATGACCATTCTAGGGAAAAGAATGAGCAGAACGAAAGGAATAAGGAAAGGCTCTATTTCTTATCCCACTGGATGCACCACCTGAAGACCCCAGTATCTGTCATGGATTTAATTATCCAGAACGAGAAGAAATTACAAGGTGATCGAGAACCTATCCAAAAGTTACAACAGGAAAATAAACGACTTCATACAGCCATTGAGCAAGGATTGACGATGATTAGAATGGACAGTTTTGAAAATGATTTGGAAATAAAATCAATGGACCTTATCTCATCATTACGGAAATTGATAAACAACCGAAAGAGTGAGTTTATCTATCAAGCTGCTTTCCCTGTTTTAGACAGTGAGGAAGAATCGGCTTTCATCATAACGGATCAGAAATGGAATGAGACAATGCTTGATCAAATCATTTCCAACGCCATTAAATATTCTAGTGGAAAAGATGGAAGCAAAAAGATAAGATTTCATATAAAACAAGAAGAAGAGGTTACGATTCTCTCTATTACAGATGAAGGTGTCGGCATCCATCCCTATGATTTAGAAAGAGTATTTGAGGCATTTTTCACTGGAGAAAATGGCAGAGACTTTCAGAACTCATCGGGTATTGGGCTATACCTTTGCAAGAGAATTGCAGACCGATTGAACCACCGAATTACGATAGAGTCGGAAGTTTCCAAAGGAACATCTGTCACGATTCAATACCTTACAAAAGTGTAA